In one Nyctibius grandis isolate bNycGra1 chromosome 19, bNycGra1.pri, whole genome shotgun sequence genomic region, the following are encoded:
- the OPRL1 gene encoding nociceptin receptor isoform X1, translating to MDPLFPAHILEDPDLRKLLNDSSMLNLSFLPSNWFNNSTGDSFLPLSIKITIVVVYSIVCIVGLVGNCSVMYVIIRFTKMKTATNIYIFNLALADTLCLMTLPFQGTDTFLGFWPFGNVLCKIAISIDYYNMFTSTFTLTMMSVDRYIAICHPIKALDIRTPHKAKVVNVCIWALASVFGIPAMVMGSAENENNEIDCLIKLPSPVDYWDPVFGICVFLFSFMIPVLIITICYSLMIRRLKNVRVLSGSKEKDRNLRRITRMVLVVVAVFIICWTPIQIFVLVQCLGAKAESELELAISCFCTALGYANSSLNPVLYAFLDENFKACFKKFCFPTAFRTELQMSNRMCSIAKDVAYACKNSEGTNNPA from the exons ATGGACCCGCTCTTCCCTGCCCATATTTTGGAAGACCCCGACCTGAGAAAGCTGCTGAACGACTCCTCCATGCTGAACCTGAGCTTTCTGCCCAGTAACTGGTTCAACAACAGCACAGGGGACAGCTTCTTGCCACTGAGCATCAAGATCACCATCGTGGTTGTCTACTCCATCGTGTGCATCGTGGGGCTGGTGGGCAACTGCTCCGTCATGTATGTGATCATCAG GTTCACCAAGATGAAGACAGCAACCAACATCTACATCTTTAACCTTGCTCTGGCTGATACCTTGTGTCTGATGACCTTACCCTTCCAGGGTACAGACACATTCCTGGGCTTCTGGCCCTTTGGCAATGTCCTCTGCAAGATTGCCATCTCTATAGACTACTACAACATGTTCACAAGCACCTTCACCCTGACGATGATGAGCGTGGACCGCTACATTGCTATCTGCCACCCTATCAAAGCACTAGACATCCGCACTCCCCACAAGGCCAAAGTGGTGAACGTCTGCATCTGGGCACTGGCTTCTGTCTTTGGCATCCCAGCGATGGTGATGGGATCTGCAGAGAATGAAAACAACG aaatTGATTGTCTAATTAAACTCCCTTCACCCGTGGATTACTGGGATCCAGTGTTTGGCATCTgtgtctttctcttctcctttatGATCCCCGTGTTGATCATCACCATTTGCTACAGTCTCATGATCAGACGACTCAAGAATGTCCGTGTCCTCTcaggctccaaggagaaggaCAGAAACCTGAGGCGCATCACCCGAATGGtcctggtggtggtggcagtcTTCATCATTTGCTGGACTCCCATCCAGATTTTCGTGCTGGTCCAGTGCTTGGGTGCCAAGGCAGAAAGCGAGCTTGAGCTGGCCATCTCCTGCTTCTGCACTGCACTGGGGTATGCCAACAGCAGTCTGAACCCCGTGCTCTATGCCTTCTTAGATGAGAACTTCAAGGCGTGCTTCAAGAAGTTCTGCTTCCCCACCGCCTTCAGGACCGAGCTCCAGATGTCCAACAGGATGTGCAGCATCGCCAAGGACGTGGCCTACGCCTGCAAGAACTCGGAGGGGACTAACAATCCGGCATGA
- the OPRL1 gene encoding nociceptin receptor isoform X2, with protein MFTKMKTATNIYIFNLALADTLCLMTLPFQGTDTFLGFWPFGNVLCKIAISIDYYNMFTSTFTLTMMSVDRYIAICHPIKALDIRTPHKAKVVNVCIWALASVFGIPAMVMGSAENENNEIDCLIKLPSPVDYWDPVFGICVFLFSFMIPVLIITICYSLMIRRLKNVRVLSGSKEKDRNLRRITRMVLVVVAVFIICWTPIQIFVLVQCLGAKAESELELAISCFCTALGYANSSLNPVLYAFLDENFKACFKKFCFPTAFRTELQMSNRMCSIAKDVAYACKNSEGTNNPA; from the exons AT GTTCACCAAGATGAAGACAGCAACCAACATCTACATCTTTAACCTTGCTCTGGCTGATACCTTGTGTCTGATGACCTTACCCTTCCAGGGTACAGACACATTCCTGGGCTTCTGGCCCTTTGGCAATGTCCTCTGCAAGATTGCCATCTCTATAGACTACTACAACATGTTCACAAGCACCTTCACCCTGACGATGATGAGCGTGGACCGCTACATTGCTATCTGCCACCCTATCAAAGCACTAGACATCCGCACTCCCCACAAGGCCAAAGTGGTGAACGTCTGCATCTGGGCACTGGCTTCTGTCTTTGGCATCCCAGCGATGGTGATGGGATCTGCAGAGAATGAAAACAACG aaatTGATTGTCTAATTAAACTCCCTTCACCCGTGGATTACTGGGATCCAGTGTTTGGCATCTgtgtctttctcttctcctttatGATCCCCGTGTTGATCATCACCATTTGCTACAGTCTCATGATCAGACGACTCAAGAATGTCCGTGTCCTCTcaggctccaaggagaaggaCAGAAACCTGAGGCGCATCACCCGAATGGtcctggtggtggtggcagtcTTCATCATTTGCTGGACTCCCATCCAGATTTTCGTGCTGGTCCAGTGCTTGGGTGCCAAGGCAGAAAGCGAGCTTGAGCTGGCCATCTCCTGCTTCTGCACTGCACTGGGGTATGCCAACAGCAGTCTGAACCCCGTGCTCTATGCCTTCTTAGATGAGAACTTCAAGGCGTGCTTCAAGAAGTTCTGCTTCCCCACCGCCTTCAGGACCGAGCTCCAGATGTCCAACAGGATGTGCAGCATCGCCAAGGACGTGGCCTACGCCTGCAAGAACTCGGAGGGGACTAACAATCCGGCATGA